CCTGAGAATTATAGTAGTTTGAGTAAAATATTACAACGAACACATCACAggatataataaaacaaaataagattTTAGATGTAACATTCATTGacaattttaaaagttaaatcaTTCACATAACAGTTCCAGTAGagcttttataaaaatagttaaaaatctGCATACCTCCTTCAAGACGCGTTGGAATTCTTCCACTTGGGCTTGCAGAGCACGGGCAGCATCTTCGTCCACCTCAGGGCCAACAGCACTGATGACTTTGATGGTCTCTTCTGCGGGCTCCTCGGAGGAGCGCGCTGCTTCCACGTCAGCATCCTTCACGACCTTCTTGTTCTTCTTGGTCGGGCTCtccttcaaaatcaaaaatcaaaatcaaaaatatttattcagtttagaccacaagtggcacttatgaacgtcaatagaaaataataaaaaaagaaaaggtagcccttatggggcactttacatgatTGTCCTTCTTCTTCTCCTTCTCCTCGGGGCTCTTCACCTTCTTCTTCTCCTTCTTCGGCACCTCCTCCCACACCCCCTCATCAAAGTCCGCCGGCTTCTCAAGCTCTACAGGTTGCTTCCTCCCTTTGCCTTTCTTAGCTTCGTCCTTGGACTCCTTCTTCACAGGTTTAGGCTCCTGCCTCTCCTTGGGCTTAGGTTTCTCCGCTTCTTTCACTTTCTCCTTGGTGGGAGATTTCTTAGTGCTCTCAGACTTGGTCTTCACATCCTCATTCGAAGAACGGTTGGGAGAAGACTTCTGTAATCATTAGAAGTTATACAAGAAATGTTAACTTGTGttatattgaaataaaagtatgaaaaataaatgccAGAATGTTAAATTAATGAAAGAACTTTATAACCAGGTTCTGTTATGATTGTCACCTGCTCGCTGCACACTACGACTCCCGGCAGCTACGAGCATATGCTTGCTAacaggttaaaaataaaatgagcaCAACGACCACTATGTCGGGCGCGAATACTATGTTGTTTTCACTGACCTTGTCCTTGGTTTTTCTCTTCTTGTTTGATGATTTCCTATCGTCTACAACTAGGGGCAGCTTATCAAACTGTGGCTGTTCCGCGGAGTGGAATCCGAAGACAAATACTAGAGCTGCGCATACTAAAACAACAGCTACAGCCGCAACGGGGAaaagaaactgggtattagacACTTGCGTCAACAGTTCCATCTTAGACAACTATTAATATATAC
The DNA window shown above is from Ostrinia nubilalis chromosome 13, ilOstNubi1.1, whole genome shotgun sequence and carries:
- the LOC135077485 gene encoding triadin-like, producing the protein MELLTQVSNTQFLFPVAAVAVVLVCAALVFVFGFHSAEQPQFDKLPLVVDDRKSSNKKRKTKDKKSSPNRSSNEDVKTKSESTKKSPTKEKVKEAEKPKPKERQEPKPVKKESKDEAKKGKGRKQPVELEKPADFDEGVWEEVPKKEKKKVKSPEEKEKKKDNHESPTKKNKKVVKDADVEAARSSEEPAEETIKVISAVGPEVDEDAARALQAQVEEFQRVLKEAERREQAALGGGDDENEPEVEEIQDVKDLRSNKKKENKEKQIKKKATENAAIAKNAPKPEPDNTESSDKQEDKQNVPVFDELGDTWIDASKTSKKSKKKARKDQ